A single window of Granulicella cerasi DNA harbors:
- a CDS encoding carboxypeptidase-like regulatory domain-containing protein, which produces MLLLASVAAVSGQTPALPSAPQPHGIVEGDVIDVDNNLVPNAIAVLTDNSKVAEKIEAKADSAGHFEIKGVTPGTWTLRVFAPDLRPFEDGKVVMKPGDRVIEQGIVLAVASAHADVTVSMTVEQIAEQEMHDEEKQRVLAIFPNFNTSYVWNAAPLNARQKFHLSLKAVTDPAAFLTAGIVAGIEQGNNTFPEYGGDAAGFGKRYGAAYGDAFIGRMLGYAVFPAIFRQDPRYFYMGPGSSNKDRAVHAIASGLFCRGNSGHTQVNYSHLLGNFSAGVISRTYHPDSTNAWGLAARNTVIGIGGTAAVNLVREFILPRISSGIPKYGHGKPSKEASKQLQP; this is translated from the coding sequence GTGCTCTTGCTTGCCAGCGTTGCCGCCGTCTCGGGGCAAACGCCCGCGCTGCCCTCTGCACCGCAGCCGCATGGCATCGTCGAAGGCGACGTCATTGACGTGGACAACAACCTTGTCCCGAACGCGATCGCCGTGCTGACCGACAACAGCAAGGTGGCAGAGAAGATCGAGGCCAAGGCCGACTCCGCAGGACACTTTGAGATCAAGGGCGTCACGCCCGGCACCTGGACGCTGCGCGTTTTCGCGCCCGACCTGCGACCGTTCGAGGACGGCAAGGTCGTGATGAAGCCCGGCGATCGCGTCATCGAGCAGGGGATCGTGCTGGCCGTCGCTTCGGCCCATGCAGACGTCACCGTGAGCATGACCGTCGAGCAGATCGCCGAGCAGGAGATGCACGACGAAGAGAAGCAGCGCGTGCTGGCGATCTTCCCGAACTTCAACACGAGCTATGTCTGGAACGCGGCGCCGCTGAATGCGCGCCAGAAGTTCCACCTCAGCCTGAAGGCCGTGACCGACCCGGCGGCGTTCCTGACCGCGGGCATCGTCGCGGGCATCGAGCAGGGCAACAACACCTTCCCCGAGTACGGCGGCGATGCGGCAGGCTTCGGCAAGCGCTACGGCGCGGCCTACGGCGATGCCTTCATCGGCCGCATGCTCGGCTATGCGGTCTTCCCGGCGATCTTCCGCCAGGACCCGCGCTACTTCTATATGGGGCCTGGCTCGTCGAACAAGGACCGCGCCGTGCACGCGATCGCCTCCGGCCTCTTCTGCCGCGGCAACAGCGGTCACACGCAGGTGAACTACTCGCATCTGCTCGGCAACTTCTCGGCCGGCGTCATCTCGCGCACGTACCACCCCGATAGCACCAACGCCTGGGGCCTGGCCGCGCGCAACACCGTGATCGGCATCGGCGGCACGGCCGCGGTGAACCTCGTGCGCGAGTTCATCCTGCCGCGCATCTCATCGGGCATCCCGAAGTACGGCCACGGCAAGCCTTCGAAGGAAGCCAGCAAGCAACTGCAGCCGTAG